The nucleotide sequence TTGCACGTGTTGAATTATGTCATCATAGGCTTCTGATTAGGATATTATATTAATAATATATATATTTTTGTTGACCCAATAACGTTTATATTGGATTATATCACATTCGATACTATATGGATAATACAGTTGCCCAATCATCAAATAAACCGGATTTTGTAAATTCTCAAAAACTGGATACAGATAATGATATTGCAATATTGAAAAAGAAGCTCAAGCAAGCGGAAGAACAGAACAACCAGCTTCAGAACAGGCTCCTGGATGCTGCTGTTGCAAATAGTAGTTATCTCCAGAATATTCAGAAACTAAAAGAGCAGCTCGAAGAATTAAAACGTCCCCCGTTGTTCATTGCATCTGTGATGGAAGTACTTGATGATACGGCCCTGCTGCGCCAGCATGGCAGCAACCAGGAAGTACTGATAGACATTCCACTCGAAATGGCAGGTGAACTACAGGCAGGGATGAGAGTTGCCGTAAATAACGGTTTTGGTATTGTCAGTTTCCTGTCAAAACCCGCAGACATGCGGGCCAGGGTTATGGAACTTATTGAAGCTCCTGATACGGATTATAATTCCATCGGCGGTCTCGAAGACGAGATTAAGGAAGTTATTGAGACCATTGAACTGCCGCTCACTGACCCTCAGATGTTCATAGACGTGGGTATCGAACCACCAAAAGGCATATTGCTGTACGGCCCGCCCGGTAGTGGCAAGACACTTATTGCAAAGGCTGTGGCCCACAGGGCCCATGCCACATTTATCAGGATGTCAGGTTCCGAACTGGTACAGAAGTATGTGGGTGAAGGTGCACGACTGGTGCGTGATGTGTTCCAGATGGCGAAAGACAAGTCCCCCAGTATCGTGTTCATTGATGAGATAGATGCCGTGGGCGGACGCCGGACCCATGACGGCACCACTGGCTCAGCTGAAGTGAACCGGACCATGATACAATTGCTTGCCGAACTGGACGGGTTTGAAGAGCGGGGCGATGTTAAGATCATTGCCGCAACAAACCGTATCGACC is from ANME-2 cluster archaeon and encodes:
- a CDS encoding proteasome-activating nucleotidase, producing the protein MDNTVAQSSNKPDFVNSQKLDTDNDIAILKKKLKQAEEQNNQLQNRLLDAAVANSSYLQNIQKLKEQLEELKRPPLFIASVMEVLDDTALLRQHGSNQEVLIDIPLEMAGELQAGMRVAVNNGFGIVSFLSKPADMRARVMELIEAPDTDYNSIGGLEDEIKEVIETIELPLTDPQMFIDVGIEPPKGILLYGPPGSGKTLIAKAVAHRAHATFIRMSGSELVQKYVGEGARLVRDVFQMAKDKSPSIVFIDEIDAVGGRRTHDGTTGSAEVNRTMIQLLAELDGFEERGDVKIIAATNRIDLLDPALLRPGRFDRIIEIPMPDEKGRLEIFKIHTRNMVLDENVDFDKLVKLTEDLSGADIKAIVTEAGMFVIRRRDRKIMMNDFIDAYHKIIVEEKEDAPSGMFV